A stretch of Actinomycetota bacterium DNA encodes these proteins:
- the metF gene encoding methylenetetrahydrofolate reductase [NAD(P)H], protein MRLRDIYAQPGLKLSLEFFPPKTAEGVRKLMEETAVLARLDPSFCSVTYGAGGGTRDTTVEMVEGIHRERGLNVMCHLTVTGQSKDEIRAVLSDLKRRRIENIIALRGDPPRGADEWTPHPDGFQYSVDLVREARAHGWFSIAVAGFPETHPQAESAESDLRYLKEKVDAGADVVITQLFYDNEDFYRYVERARAIGVTVPIVPGVFPVLSAEQTIRFTQFCGSKIPQRLGRLLEQVTGDEEAAVRMGIDYATVQVQGLLEFGVPGIHFYAMNRSRSVLAILDSLGLDDVRERAAR, encoded by the coding sequence AGTTCTTCCCGCCCAAGACCGCCGAGGGCGTCCGGAAGCTGATGGAGGAGACCGCCGTCCTCGCCCGGCTCGACCCGTCGTTCTGCTCGGTGACCTACGGGGCCGGCGGAGGGACGCGCGACACGACGGTCGAGATGGTGGAAGGGATCCACCGAGAGCGCGGTCTCAACGTCATGTGCCACCTGACCGTCACCGGCCAGTCGAAGGACGAGATCCGCGCCGTCCTTTCCGATCTCAAGCGGAGGCGGATCGAGAACATCATCGCGTTGCGGGGCGACCCCCCGCGAGGCGCGGACGAATGGACGCCGCATCCGGACGGGTTCCAGTACAGCGTCGATCTCGTCCGGGAAGCGCGTGCACACGGTTGGTTCTCGATCGCCGTCGCCGGCTTCCCGGAGACCCATCCGCAGGCGGAGAGCGCCGAGTCGGACCTTCGCTACTTGAAGGAGAAGGTCGACGCCGGGGCCGACGTCGTCATCACGCAACTCTTCTACGACAACGAGGACTTCTATCGCTACGTCGAACGGGCCCGAGCGATCGGCGTCACGGTTCCCATCGTGCCGGGCGTCTTCCCGGTCCTGTCCGCCGAGCAGACCATCCGGTTCACCCAGTTCTGCGGCTCCAAGATCCCCCAAAGGCTCGGCAGGCTGCTCGAGCAGGTGACCGGTGATGAGGAAGCGGCCGTTCGGATGGGTATCGACTACGCGACCGTTCAGGTCCAGGGGCTGCTCGAGTTCGGCGTGCCGGGCATCCATTTCTATGCGATGAACCGGTCTCGCTCGGTCTTGGCGATCCTCGACAGCCTCGGGCTCGACGACGTTCGGGAGCGAGCCGCGCGGTAG